A window of Eikenella corrodens contains these coding sequences:
- a CDS encoding sulfurtransferase TusA family protein, translated as MPPTLELDLTGLKCPLPILRAKKALATLEAGQILSVRATDPGAPDDFAAFCRQTGHQLLASGTDNGVFVLVIQHK; from the coding sequence ATGCCCCCTACCCTAGAGCTCGACCTCACCGGCCTCAAATGCCCCCTGCCCATTCTCCGCGCCAAAAAAGCACTGGCCACTTTGGAAGCAGGGCAGATACTTTCCGTGCGCGCCACCGACCCCGGCGCCCCCGACGACTTTGCCGCCTTCTGCCGCCAAACCGGCCACCAACTGCTCGCTTCCGGCACGGATAACGGCGTGTTCGTTTTGGTGATCCAACACAAATAG
- the xth gene encoding exodeoxyribonuclease III, with product MKIATWNVNSLKVRLPHVSDWLIQHQPDVLCLQELKLDQDQFPLSAFEMLGYRAVWSGQKTYNGVAILSKEEAQNVHTGLPALPNDPQRRVIAATIGGVRVVDVYCVNGEAVGSEKFAYKQQWFAALAEFIRSELAQHPELVLLGDFNIAPADLDVYDPEKWQGKILCSAEERAWFQTLLDLGLTDSLRRLHPDEPLYTWWDYRMNMFRRKLGLRIDHILASQALLPRLAAAGVDTAPRALERPSDHAPVWAEFE from the coding sequence ATGAAAATCGCCACTTGGAACGTAAACTCCCTCAAAGTGCGCCTGCCGCACGTGAGCGACTGGCTGATTCAGCACCAGCCCGACGTGCTCTGCCTGCAAGAGCTCAAGCTGGATCAAGACCAGTTTCCGCTTTCCGCCTTCGAAATGCTCGGCTACCGCGCCGTGTGGAGCGGGCAGAAAACCTACAACGGCGTGGCCATCCTGAGCAAAGAAGAAGCGCAAAATGTGCACACCGGCCTGCCCGCCCTGCCCAACGACCCGCAACGGCGCGTGATTGCCGCCACCATCGGCGGCGTGCGCGTGGTGGACGTATATTGCGTGAACGGCGAAGCCGTGGGCAGCGAAAAATTTGCCTATAAACAGCAATGGTTTGCCGCGCTGGCCGAATTTATCCGCAGCGAATTGGCGCAGCATCCGGAATTGGTGCTGCTTGGCGATTTCAACATCGCCCCCGCCGATTTGGATGTGTACGACCCGGAAAAATGGCAGGGCAAAATCCTCTGCTCCGCTGAAGAACGCGCCTGGTTTCAAACCCTGCTCGACCTCGGCCTCACCGACAGCCTGCGCCGCCTGCACCCCGACGAACCGCTCTACACCTGGTGGGACTACCGCATGAATATGTTCCGCCGCAAACTCGGCCTGCGCATCGACCACATCCTCGCCAGCCAAGCCCTGCTGCCGCGCCTTGCCGCCGCCGGCGTAGACACCGCCCCGCGCGCGCTGGAACGCCCCAGCGACCACGCGCCGGTGTGGGCGGAGTTTGAATAG
- a CDS encoding N-acetylmuramoyl-L-alanine amidase → MAKLTRRIFLSSGAGLLLLSIVPTGEAHGTPQFVAVRIWPASSYTRATLESTRSLHHKYFLLDNPRRLVVDIQGASLDSVVQSLPQKLSRSDPYVAGIRVGQFNPDTIRVVMDLKTAVNPQVFSLAPVANFKHRLVIDLYPTQAVALAQEANDPLMALLQDYTNGRIRQDGTATEQAQTTSVPPVQNHAGGNRRGNRRGNRKLVVMLDPGHGGEDSGAIGPSGLREKDVVLSIARETKREMERLGYQVYMTRNEDVFIPLGVRVAKARSRKADIFISIHADAFTTPQPRGTGVYALSRGRATSAAARWLAQSQNASDQIGGIRVSGNRQVDHTLFDLVQTATINDSLRLGKSVLDEMGKINRLHKGHVDQAGFAVLKAPDIPSILVETAFISNPDEERMLSSSQFRQKAARAITAGAQQYLATAVVARR, encoded by the coding sequence ATGGCAAAACTTACCCGCCGAATTTTCCTAAGCAGTGGCGCCGGCCTGCTGCTTCTGAGCATTGTGCCCACGGGCGAAGCGCACGGTACGCCGCAGTTTGTGGCCGTGCGCATTTGGCCGGCCTCTTCCTACACCCGCGCCACGCTCGAATCCACCCGCTCCCTTCATCATAAATATTTCCTGCTGGACAACCCGCGCCGCCTGGTGGTGGACATTCAGGGCGCGAGCCTCGACAGCGTGGTGCAGAGCCTGCCGCAGAAGCTCAGCCGCAGCGATCCGTATGTGGCCGGCATCCGCGTGGGGCAGTTCAACCCCGACACCATCCGCGTGGTGATGGATTTGAAAACCGCCGTGAACCCGCAAGTGTTCTCGCTCGCGCCGGTGGCCAATTTCAAACACCGCCTGGTAATCGACCTCTATCCTACTCAGGCCGTGGCGCTGGCGCAGGAAGCCAACGACCCGCTGATGGCGCTCCTGCAAGACTACACCAATGGCCGCATCCGCCAAGACGGCACCGCCACCGAGCAGGCGCAAACCACCAGCGTGCCGCCGGTGCAAAACCATGCCGGCGGCAACCGGCGCGGCAACCGGCGCGGCAACCGCAAGCTGGTGGTGATGCTCGACCCCGGCCACGGCGGCGAAGATTCCGGTGCAATCGGCCCCAGCGGCCTGCGCGAAAAAGACGTGGTACTCTCGATTGCGCGCGAAACCAAACGCGAAATGGAGCGGCTCGGCTATCAGGTGTACATGACGCGCAACGAAGACGTGTTCATCCCGCTGGGTGTGCGTGTGGCCAAGGCGCGCAGCCGCAAAGCCGATATTTTCATTTCGATTCATGCCGATGCCTTCACCACGCCGCAGCCGCGCGGCACCGGCGTGTATGCCTTAAGCCGCGGCAGAGCCACCAGCGCCGCCGCCCGTTGGCTGGCACAATCGCAAAATGCCTCCGACCAAATCGGCGGTATCCGCGTGAGCGGCAACCGGCAGGTGGACCACACGCTGTTTGACCTAGTGCAAACCGCCACCATCAACGACAGCCTGCGCCTGGGCAAATCGGTGCTCGACGAAATGGGCAAAATCAACCGCCTGCACAAAGGCCATGTGGATCAGGCCGGCTTTGCCGTGCTCAAAGCGCCGGATATTCCGTCGATTTTGGTGGAAACCGCCTTCATCTCCAATCCGGATGAAGAGCGGATGCTGTCCAGCAGCCAGTTCCGCCAAAAAGCCGCCCGCGCCATTACCGCTGGGGCGCAGCAATATTTGGCCACGGCCGTGGTGGCAAGACGTTAG
- a CDS encoding TonB-dependent receptor: protein MKLNACLLALLAAAPYFAHAEETDAAAQLPDIVVTGERGSRTVFQTGTSHNVFTAPDIDRSGHKLSATDLLKQTVNTVDLGSGNDLPTVRGVDGSGPAVGAVAFFAGTRPRLNLSIDGRSATYNEYAFGTQSLWDMRQVEVLRGPQSLVRGQNAVAGAIVMRSNDPTQEWEGAVRLGAGNQKTRNGALMVSGPIVKNNLAFRLSAERQQRESYEPFVHYDPAGNPRRVENTNIRFKLLFTPEAYPNFLSRFTFNYIKSRAPQNEIMGNTASARFLPQKPVFETGSRSGIWDVSWQVSDSFKLENKLVYARYDNDRIHLPMSVHPQGVPATLRGHEVQWEPVLHYRPEGGSVKGLAGLYFFRSSQDETVDIRSVGGRNKFNDANRVYAAFAEADWQFAPQWNLTLAGRLEREEHQRHGGGASLRLDLDKGQTVFLPKIDLSYHPGEHFTAGLKLARGYNPGGAGITFGRPVLTYTYQPEYINNIELYTRWRTPDRRIELSGNLFANRYKDMQLPFYLGPNSVVIRNANSVQTYGAEMQVGWQALDSLRLTAGLGLLHTDIRHYPGSGIEGNRLGRAPRYTATLGVAWKHPSGWEAGGDARFSGGYYSAANNAEVGRIKRYGQLNLYAAYNFKYGRVSMYADNVFNSRRPIFVSTNDRHDSLYQRPRAIGVSTEWRF from the coding sequence GTGAAACTCAATGCCTGCCTGCTTGCCCTGCTGGCCGCCGCCCCGTATTTCGCCCACGCCGAAGAAACCGATGCCGCCGCGCAACTGCCCGATATTGTGGTTACCGGCGAGCGCGGCAGCCGCACCGTATTCCAAACCGGCACGTCGCACAATGTGTTCACCGCGCCGGATATCGACCGCAGCGGCCACAAACTTTCTGCCACCGACCTGCTCAAGCAAACCGTCAACACCGTGGATTTGGGCAGCGGCAACGATTTGCCCACCGTGCGCGGCGTGGACGGCTCCGGCCCGGCGGTGGGCGCGGTGGCCTTCTTCGCCGGTACGCGGCCGCGTTTGAATTTGTCGATAGACGGCCGCTCCGCCACTTACAACGAATACGCCTTCGGCACGCAATCGCTGTGGGATATGCGGCAGGTGGAAGTCTTGCGCGGGCCGCAGAGCCTGGTGCGCGGGCAGAACGCTGTGGCCGGCGCCATCGTGATGCGCTCCAACGACCCGACTCAGGAATGGGAAGGCGCGGTGCGCTTGGGTGCGGGCAACCAGAAAACCCGCAACGGTGCGCTGATGGTATCCGGCCCGATTGTGAAAAACAACCTCGCCTTCCGCCTGAGCGCCGAGCGCCAGCAGCGCGAAAGCTACGAGCCCTTCGTGCATTACGACCCCGCCGGCAACCCGCGCCGCGTGGAAAACACCAATATCCGCTTCAAGCTGCTCTTCACGCCCGAGGCCTATCCCAACTTCCTCAGCCGCTTCACCTTCAACTACATCAAATCGCGCGCCCCGCAAAACGAAATCATGGGCAACACCGCCAGCGCCCGTTTCCTGCCGCAGAAGCCCGTATTTGAAACCGGCTCCCGCTCCGGCATTTGGGACGTTTCCTGGCAGGTTAGCGACAGCTTCAAGCTCGAAAACAAGCTGGTGTACGCACGTTACGACAACGACCGCATCCACCTGCCCATGTCCGTGCACCCGCAAGGCGTGCCCGCCACCCTGCGCGGCCACGAAGTGCAGTGGGAGCCCGTATTGCACTACCGTCCCGAAGGCGGCAGCGTGAAAGGCCTGGCCGGGCTGTATTTCTTCCGCAGCAGCCAAGACGAAACCGTAGACATCCGCAGCGTGGGCGGGCGCAACAAGTTCAACGACGCCAACCGCGTATATGCCGCCTTTGCCGAAGCCGATTGGCAGTTCGCCCCGCAATGGAACCTCACGCTTGCCGGCCGCCTTGAGCGCGAAGAACACCAACGCCACGGCGGCGGTGCCAGCCTGCGCCTGGATTTGGACAAAGGCCAAACCGTATTCCTGCCCAAAATCGACCTTTCCTACCACCCGGGCGAACACTTCACCGCCGGCCTCAAACTCGCGCGCGGCTACAACCCCGGCGGCGCAGGCATCACCTTCGGCCGCCCCGTGCTCACCTACACCTACCAGCCCGAATACATCAACAACATCGAGCTCTACACCCGCTGGCGCACGCCCGACCGGCGGATCGAGCTGAGCGGCAACCTTTTTGCCAACCGCTATAAAGACATGCAGCTCCCCTTCTACCTCGGGCCCAACTCCGTGGTGATCCGCAACGCCAACAGCGTGCAAACCTACGGCGCGGAAATGCAGGTCGGCTGGCAGGCGCTTGACAGCCTGCGCCTTACCGCCGGGCTCGGCCTTCTGCACACCGACATCCGCCACTATCCCGGCAGCGGCATCGAAGGCAACCGCTTAGGCCGCGCCCCGCGCTACACCGCCACCTTGGGCGTGGCCTGGAAGCACCCCTCCGGCTGGGAGGCCGGCGGCGATGCCCGCTTCAGCGGCGGCTACTACTCCGCCGCCAACAACGCCGAAGTCGGGCGCATCAAACGCTACGGCCAGCTCAACCTCTACGCCGCCTACAACTTCAAATACGGCCGCGTATCGATGTATGCCGACAACGTGTTCAACAGCCGCCGCCCGATCTTCGTGTCCACCAACGACCGCCACGACTCACTCTACCAACGCCCCCGCGCCATCGGCGTGAGTACCGAATGGCGGTTTTAG
- the iscX gene encoding Fe-S cluster assembly protein IscX produces the protein MKWTDTQRIAEELFDRHPDIDPKTVRFTQLRQLILDLPEFDDDPQRCGERILEAVQQAWIDEAE, from the coding sequence ATGAAATGGACCGACACCCAACGCATCGCCGAAGAACTCTTCGACCGTCATCCCGACATCGACCCGAAAACCGTCCGCTTCACCCAGCTGCGTCAGCTCATCCTCGATTTGCCCGAGTTTGACGACGACCCGCAGCGTTGCGGCGAGCGCATCCTCGAAGCCGTGCAGCAGGCTTGGATAGACGAAGCCGAATAA
- the tsaE gene encoding tRNA (adenosine(37)-N6)-threonylcarbamoyltransferase complex ATPase subunit type 1 TsaE, translating into MQNSLSLFFNGEAATEAFGQRIAPDLAAPLVVWLEGDLGAGKTTLVRAILRRLGHTGAVKSPTYAIVESYRPNGLAVNHFDLYRFAAPEEWEDAGLGELFAEPALHFIEWPQRAAGFVPAADLHIALQNSGSGRVCTLSADSENGKQLIELWQNLPAEFS; encoded by the coding sequence ATGCAAAATTCCCTCTCTCTCTTTTTCAACGGCGAAGCCGCCACCGAAGCCTTCGGCCAGCGCATCGCGCCCGATTTGGCCGCACCGCTGGTGGTGTGGCTGGAAGGCGATTTGGGTGCGGGCAAAACCACGCTGGTGCGCGCTATTTTGCGTCGGCTGGGGCATACGGGTGCAGTGAAAAGCCCCACTTATGCCATTGTGGAAAGCTACCGGCCAAACGGCCTGGCGGTAAACCATTTTGATTTATACCGTTTCGCCGCGCCGGAAGAGTGGGAAGATGCCGGGCTGGGCGAATTGTTTGCCGAGCCCGCCCTCCATTTCATTGAATGGCCGCAACGCGCTGCAGGCTTTGTGCCCGCAGCCGATTTGCACATCGCGCTGCAAAACAGCGGCAGCGGCCGTGTCTGTACTCTTTCCGCCGATTCTGAAAACGGCAAGCAACTCATCGAATTATGGCAAAACTTACCCGCCGAATTTTCCTAA
- the mltB gene encoding lytic murein transglycosylase B has product MMKLKFAPALAVLFVLAACSSEQPIAPVSEAQKAVPEASALPVSETGFSQNAEVQRFIRQQAGLGVMGEGQLQQFFAQSVYKDNIINIMNRPGTSRPWYEFRSGNAGAGKINGGRRFYQQYRQVLDQVASEYGVPAEVLVAIVGIETNYGSNMGSFRLADSLPTLAFGYPRRGEFFQQELHEFLLMAKEEGRDPFSFTGSYAGAMGMPQFMPSSYRKWAVDYDGDGQRNIWGSVPDVAASVANYLKAHGWRRGGKVMVPVSMVPTPELLALIDEKTALNKTVGELRQMGVTPLEEVADHEKAVLFRLETAPGQYDYYIGLNNFFAVWQYNHSRLYVSAVREIANGVGGGKL; this is encoded by the coding sequence ATGATGAAATTGAAATTTGCCCCCGCTTTAGCCGTTTTGTTTGTGTTGGCCGCATGCAGCAGCGAGCAGCCGATTGCGCCTGTGTCGGAGGCGCAGAAGGCGGTGCCGGAAGCATCGGCCTTGCCGGTGTCGGAAACCGGGTTCAGCCAAAATGCCGAAGTGCAGCGTTTTATCCGGCAGCAGGCCGGGTTGGGCGTGATGGGCGAAGGCCAGTTGCAGCAGTTTTTCGCGCAATCGGTGTATAAGGACAATATTATCAACATCATGAACCGCCCCGGCACGTCGCGCCCGTGGTATGAGTTCCGCAGCGGCAATGCCGGTGCGGGCAAAATCAACGGCGGCCGCCGCTTCTACCAGCAATACCGCCAAGTGCTCGACCAAGTGGCGAGCGAGTACGGCGTGCCGGCGGAAGTGTTGGTGGCGATTGTGGGCATCGAAACGAACTACGGCAGCAATATGGGCAGCTTCCGCCTGGCCGATTCGCTGCCCACGCTGGCGTTCGGCTACCCGCGCCGTGGCGAGTTTTTCCAGCAGGAGCTGCATGAATTCCTGCTGATGGCCAAAGAAGAAGGACGCGATCCGTTCAGCTTCACCGGCAGCTATGCCGGGGCGATGGGGATGCCGCAGTTTATGCCGTCGAGCTACCGCAAATGGGCGGTGGATTACGATGGCGACGGCCAACGCAACATCTGGGGCAGCGTGCCGGATGTGGCGGCGTCGGTGGCCAACTATCTGAAGGCGCACGGCTGGCGGCGCGGTGGCAAGGTGATGGTGCCGGTGTCGATGGTGCCCACGCCGGAATTGCTGGCGCTGATTGATGAAAAAACCGCGCTGAATAAAACCGTGGGCGAGCTGCGGCAGATGGGGGTAACGCCGCTGGAGGAAGTGGCCGACCACGAAAAAGCCGTGCTGTTCCGCCTGGAAACCGCGCCCGGCCAGTATGACTACTATATCGGCCTCAACAATTTCTTCGCCGTTTGGCAATACAACCACAGCCGCCTGTATGTGAGCGCGGTGCGCGAAATCGCCAACGGCGTGGGCGGCGGCAAGCTGTAA
- a CDS encoding MFS transporter — MAHDSSRPNRRDWLLLATAGTYKFTLIGFYLVALMTILKSGGFNLKQLGWIYLIGSVESGKILFSTLIERYRIGRCGRFRGWMLVSLGGIGLALLVLLAINPLHSFPPLAAACLLLCACGTLYGCAVLGLSCVLLPYRERGFGGVIQTVAARAGKMVGGALVLLVFRRLGWQAAVGLVLLFNVLLLLQVWFYREPEADAPPAAGFGTLFARMLGFWRLPGRGLRWLLLLAAAATPYAWIAATFVPKLGDLGFSPAQTGTILAVAIPLACMTVTPLAGYLARKQSRRRIVTALCALQLPLVASFAWIDRAAALHHWLPPLQIVALSLSYTLLLPVMLALMMDKSEPATAALDSSLQFSVLLAGTYAAGFAGLRLAERWGYPASYSVAAVLALLVCIAFAFSGQLFEYGSERYSGLKSQ; from the coding sequence GTGGCACACGATTCATCCCGCCCGAACCGGCGCGACTGGCTGCTGCTCGCCACCGCCGGCACCTACAAATTCACCCTCATCGGCTTTTACCTGGTGGCGCTGATGACCATCCTTAAAAGCGGCGGCTTCAACCTGAAGCAGCTGGGTTGGATTTACCTGATCGGCAGCGTGGAGAGCGGCAAAATCCTGTTTTCCACCCTGATCGAACGCTACCGCATCGGCCGCTGCGGGCGCTTTCGCGGCTGGATGCTGGTGTCGCTCGGCGGCATCGGCCTTGCCCTGCTGGTGTTGCTCGCCATCAACCCGCTGCACAGCTTCCCGCCGCTGGCCGCCGCCTGCCTGCTGTTGTGCGCCTGCGGCACGCTCTACGGCTGCGCCGTGCTCGGCTTGAGCTGCGTTTTGCTGCCCTACCGCGAGCGCGGCTTCGGCGGCGTGATTCAAACCGTTGCCGCCCGCGCCGGAAAGATGGTTGGCGGCGCGCTGGTGCTGCTGGTGTTCCGCCGCTTGGGCTGGCAGGCCGCCGTGGGGCTGGTGCTGCTGTTCAACGTTTTGCTGCTGCTGCAAGTGTGGTTTTACCGCGAGCCGGAGGCAGATGCGCCGCCCGCCGCCGGGTTCGGCACGCTGTTTGCCCGCATGCTCGGCTTCTGGCGGCTGCCCGGACGCGGCCTGCGTTGGCTGCTGCTTTTGGCCGCCGCCGCCACGCCCTATGCCTGGATTGCCGCCACCTTCGTGCCCAAACTGGGCGATTTGGGCTTCAGCCCCGCGCAAACCGGCACGATTCTGGCCGTGGCCATCCCGCTCGCCTGCATGACGGTTACGCCGCTGGCGGGCTATCTGGCGCGCAAGCAGTCGCGGCGGCGCATCGTAACCGCGCTGTGCGCGCTGCAACTGCCGCTGGTGGCTTCGTTTGCCTGGATAGACCGTGCCGCCGCGCTGCACCATTGGCTGCCGCCGCTGCAAATCGTGGCGCTGAGCCTGAGCTATACCCTGCTGCTGCCCGTGATGCTGGCGCTGATGATGGACAAATCCGAGCCCGCCACCGCCGCGCTGGATAGCAGCCTGCAATTCTCCGTGCTGCTGGCCGGCACCTACGCCGCGGGCTTCGCCGGCCTGCGCCTGGCCGAACGGTGGGGCTATCCTGCTTCTTATAGCGTGGCGGCAGTCTTGGCGCTGCTGGTGTGCATCGCCTTCGCCTTCAGTGGGCAGCTGTTTGAATACGGTTCGGAAAGATATAGCGGATTAAAATCGCAATGA
- the fdx gene encoding ISC system 2Fe-2S type ferredoxin has protein sequence MPKVTVLPHSELCPEGKIIENAPEGESICSLLLDNGIEIEHACEQSCACTTCHVIVRQGFDSLEEPSEIEEDLLDQAWGLEAESRLSCQAKVGSEDLVVEIPKYTINHAREH, from the coding sequence ATGCCTAAAGTAACCGTCTTGCCGCACAGCGAATTGTGTCCCGAAGGCAAAATCATCGAAAACGCCCCCGAAGGCGAAAGCATTTGCAGCCTGTTGCTCGACAACGGCATCGAAATCGAGCACGCCTGTGAGCAATCCTGCGCCTGCACCACCTGCCACGTGATCGTGCGCCAAGGCTTTGACAGCCTGGAAGAACCGAGCGAAATCGAAGAAGACCTGCTCGACCAAGCCTGGGGCTTGGAAGCCGAATCGCGCCTGAGCTGCCAGGCCAAAGTAGGCAGCGAAGACCTCGTGGTGGAAATTCCCAAATACACCATCAACCACGCCCGCGAACACTGA
- the pyrC gene encoding dihydroorotase translates to MQTLTLLRPDDMHLHLRDGDTLRHVLPHTARQMGRAVIMPNLKPPVISVADALAYRERILAALPAGSRFQPLMTLYLTDHATPALVREAKAAGIVAFKLYPAGATTNSDSGVTDLFKLLPVLEEIAAQDLRFLVHGEVTAPAIDIFDREAAFIERILLPVLNKVPGLKTVFEHITTAEAARLVCQSGENLAASVTPQHLLLNRNDLLVGGVHPHHYCLPVLKRESHRQALLEAVSGAQSHKFFLGTDSAPHPQHAKENACGCAGMFSAATAIELYAEAFEQIGALDKLEAFASKNGARFYGLPENTDTITLLKQAQTVPNSFPIGNGGQLVPMRAGGSVAWTMQS, encoded by the coding sequence ATGCAAACCCTCACCCTCCTCCGCCCCGACGATATGCACCTGCACCTGCGCGACGGCGACACCCTGCGCCACGTTTTGCCGCACACCGCCCGCCAGATGGGTCGTGCCGTGATCATGCCCAACCTCAAGCCACCGGTGATTAGCGTGGCCGATGCCTTGGCCTACCGCGAACGCATCCTCGCCGCCCTGCCCGCCGGCAGCCGCTTCCAACCGTTGATGACGCTCTATCTCACCGACCACGCCACCCCCGCCCTGGTGCGGGAAGCCAAAGCTGCCGGCATCGTCGCCTTCAAACTCTACCCCGCCGGCGCCACCACCAACTCAGACAGCGGCGTAACCGACCTGTTCAAACTTCTGCCCGTGCTCGAAGAAATTGCCGCCCAAGATCTGCGCTTTCTGGTGCACGGCGAAGTAACCGCCCCCGCCATCGACATCTTCGACCGCGAAGCCGCATTCATCGAGCGTATCCTCCTGCCCGTGCTGAATAAAGTGCCCGGCCTCAAAACCGTATTCGAACACATCACCACCGCCGAAGCCGCCCGCCTCGTGTGCCAAAGCGGCGAAAATCTCGCCGCCAGCGTTACCCCGCAGCACCTGCTGCTCAACCGCAACGACCTTTTGGTCGGCGGCGTGCACCCGCACCACTACTGCCTGCCCGTGCTCAAACGCGAAAGCCACCGCCAAGCCCTGCTCGAAGCCGTATCCGGCGCGCAATCGCACAAATTCTTCCTCGGCACCGACTCCGCGCCGCACCCGCAACACGCCAAAGAAAACGCCTGCGGCTGCGCCGGCATGTTCAGCGCCGCCACCGCCATCGAGCTCTACGCCGAAGCCTTCGAGCAAATCGGCGCGCTCGATAAACTCGAAGCCTTCGCCTCGAAAAACGGCGCCCGCTTCTACGGCCTGCCCGAAAACACCGACACCATCACCCTGTTGAAACAAGCGCAAACCGTGCCGAACAGCTTCCCCATCGGCAACGGCGGGCAACTCGTCCCCATGCGCGCCGGCGGCAGCGTGGCTTGGACGATGCAATCGTAA
- a CDS encoding TetR/AcrR family transcriptional regulator produces MPHSKKRQALRETAKNLFYTQGFAAVSVEAICTAAHTSRVTFYKYYSGKNALVQELFAEQKEQVRSRLEGLLAQQCSLEEAAAALFSIQRESMAELYSVPVLDDIANVADLELERFFRSMEEEKYQFMRSFFHTLQQRKLIHHSLPPELIDLFIRQMDSLMRHPSLAELYTPALQRLPQDILQLLLYGLTSREAE; encoded by the coding sequence ATGCCCCACAGCAAAAAACGGCAGGCACTGCGCGAAACAGCGAAAAATCTGTTTTACACCCAAGGCTTTGCTGCCGTTTCCGTAGAAGCCATTTGCACCGCCGCCCACACCAGCCGCGTAACCTTCTACAAATACTACTCCGGCAAAAACGCGCTGGTGCAGGAACTGTTTGCCGAACAGAAAGAACAGGTGCGCAGCCGACTCGAAGGCCTGTTGGCGCAGCAATGCAGCCTGGAAGAGGCCGCTGCTGCCCTATTCTCCATCCAACGCGAATCCATGGCCGAACTCTATTCCGTGCCCGTGCTCGACGACATCGCCAATGTGGCCGATTTGGAGTTGGAACGCTTTTTCCGCAGCATGGAAGAAGAGAAATATCAGTTTATGCGCAGCTTTTTTCACACCCTGCAACAGCGCAAACTCATCCACCACAGCCTGCCGCCCGAACTCATCGACCTCTTCATCCGCCAAATGGACAGCCTCATGCGCCATCCCAGCCTCGCCGAACTCTACACCCCCGCCCTGCAACGACTGCCGCAGGATATATTGCAACTCCTGCTCTACGGCCTCACCAGCCGGGAAGCAGAATAA
- a CDS encoding extensin — MFTPVKTLPQGTIFYTDLVGVSLFAAWLDAFEVLLQSHPRLATVCATMRLQKEEAQIVADRKLYLDWIRAHRPLLDERCAAMLLIEPDAEQLDVMRQQSGKMAPTLGVNYIVEADYATAIRSAEAALAAFRPEKA; from the coding sequence ATGTTTACCCCCGTCAAAACCCTGCCCCAAGGCACCATTTTCTACACCGACCTGGTCGGCGTTTCCCTGTTTGCCGCCTGGCTCGATGCATTCGAAGTGCTGCTGCAAAGCCACCCGCGCCTGGCCACCGTGTGCGCCACGATGCGCCTGCAAAAGGAAGAAGCCCAGATTGTGGCCGACCGCAAGCTCTATCTTGATTGGATACGCGCCCACCGCCCGCTGCTGGACGAACGCTGCGCCGCCATGCTGCTGATCGAGCCCGATGCCGAACAGCTGGATGTGATGCGGCAGCAGTCGGGCAAAATGGCGCCCACGCTCGGCGTGAACTATATTGTGGAAGCCGACTACGCCACCGCCATCCGCAGCGCCGAAGCCGCGCTGGCCGCCTTTAGGCCGGAAAAAGCCTGA